From one Acidobacteriota bacterium genomic stretch:
- a CDS encoding biopolymer transporter ExbD: protein MIDVLLVLLIIFMVITPSKPSRFEAKVPAEPKEQDKNVMLKQNPNTLIIFVAKDGKLRVNTDDVGDVSDTSPLTANLAERFKFREQNGVLREGSNEVEKTVFVKAPKTVKYGDVVKAIDAAKLANADPIGLQIDDLEN, encoded by the coding sequence TTGATCGACGTGCTGCTGGTGCTTTTGATCATCTTTATGGTCATTACGCCGTCGAAGCCGAGCCGATTTGAAGCCAAAGTTCCGGCTGAACCGAAAGAGCAGGACAAGAACGTCATGCTCAAGCAAAATCCGAACACGCTCATCATTTTTGTGGCGAAGGACGGCAAATTGCGGGTTAACACGGACGATGTGGGCGATGTTTCCGATACATCTCCGCTGACGGCAAATCTGGCCGAGCGCTTTAAGTTTCGTGAGCAGAACGGTGTTTTGCGGGAAGGCAGCAACGAGGTCGAGAAGACCGTTTTCGTCAAGGCGCCGAAAACCGTGAAATACGGTGACGTTGTCAAAGCGATCGACGCGGCGAAACTTGCAAATGCGGATCCCATCGGTCTTCAGATCGACGATCTAGAGAATTAG
- a CDS encoding TonB family protein produces the protein MLDQLVESKNNSAENTRRSEFLLATFIIFVIALLSGWTYSLFAKDYGMGSGDLDISSLVAPVALPEEAPPPPEPEVKQEKTTKTNSDDIVLKETYARLDQEVNLKEVDKGARDVVDASKFDLSRVKKGAENSIPTNATRQSNEGGGGIEQSVAPTKSKDDEDFEKVAVKTSTPTPKPVPRIISGGVVNGKATNLVKPPYPAAARAVRASGAVNVQVTIDENGNVISASAVSGHPLLRAAAASAARSSKFSPTLLSGQPVKVTGVIVYNFQP, from the coding sequence ATGTTAGACCAATTAGTTGAATCAAAGAATAATTCAGCGGAGAACACCCGGCGCAGCGAGTTTTTGCTGGCTACATTCATCATTTTTGTGATCGCGCTCTTGAGCGGATGGACCTACAGTCTGTTTGCCAAGGATTACGGAATGGGGTCGGGCGATCTTGATATTTCGAGCCTCGTCGCCCCGGTCGCGCTCCCGGAAGAGGCGCCGCCGCCGCCCGAGCCGGAAGTCAAGCAGGAAAAAACCACAAAGACCAACTCGGACGACATTGTCCTAAAGGAAACATACGCCAGGCTCGACCAGGAAGTTAACTTGAAAGAGGTTGACAAGGGAGCCAGGGACGTCGTCGATGCTTCGAAGTTTGACCTATCGCGCGTCAAGAAGGGTGCTGAAAACAGCATTCCGACGAACGCGACCCGTCAGAGCAATGAAGGCGGTGGCGGGATTGAACAGTCCGTCGCTCCGACGAAATCCAAGGATGACGAGGATTTCGAGAAGGTTGCCGTCAAGACTTCCACTCCGACCCCGAAACCGGTTCCGAGGATCATTTCCGGCGGCGTCGTCAACGGTAAGGCGACGAACCTTGTCAAGCCGCCGTATCCGGCCGCTGCCCGTGCCGTTCGCGCAAGCGGTGCGGTCAACGTTCAGGTGACGATCGACGAGAACGGAAACGTGATTTCGGCATCCGCCGTCTCCGGTCATCCGCTTCTTCGGGCCGCTGCGGCGTCTGCCGCCCGCTCATCGAAGTTTTCTCCGACGCTTCTCTCGGGACAGCCGGTGAAGGTAACGGGCGTGATCGTTTACAATTTCCAGCCGTAA
- a CDS encoding biopolymer transporter ExbD: MQVGGADEYNSDINVTPMVDVMLVLLIIFMIVTPLLQQGVSVNLPREMNAPTEDPDIAKDTSVIVAIPDNNNFYIGKSLYPLEELGEKIKTLMKDKTPEKRIVYIKSSIEVEYGTVVKAIDQIRRQDIDKIGLVADKKKKQTAQ; encoded by the coding sequence ATGCAAGTCGGTGGTGCCGATGAGTATAACTCGGATATCAACGTGACGCCGATGGTGGACGTGATGCTCGTGCTACTGATCATCTTTATGATCGTCACGCCATTGCTCCAGCAAGGTGTTTCGGTCAACCTTCCGCGTGAAATGAATGCTCCGACCGAAGACCCGGATATCGCGAAAGACACTTCGGTGATCGTGGCGATCCCGGACAACAACAACTTCTACATCGGCAAGAGTCTTTACCCGCTTGAGGAACTCGGCGAGAAGATCAAAACCCTGATGAAGGATAAAACTCCCGAAAAGCGGATTGTCTATATCAAAAGCAGTATCGAGGTCGAGTACGGTACGGTTGTGAAAGCAATCGATCAGATTCGCAGACAGGATATCGACAAGATTGGACTCGTTGCGGACAAAAAGAAGAAGCAAACGGCCCAGTAG
- a CDS encoding bifunctional (p)ppGpp synthetase/guanosine-3',5'-bis(diphosphate) 3'-pyrophosphohydrolase: MIRIEDIIEKVEANRPNADIDLIRRSYFFSAMHHRGQKRASGEPYLIHPLEVADILAEMRLDEVSVSTGLLHDVVEDTLVDLDTIRKYFGDEITRLVDGLTKIANISNLSKEKQQAENVRKMVLAMITDVRVVLIKLADRLHNMRTMQFLKPEKRARISQETIDIYAPIAHRLGMGKVRSELEDLSFQNIHPQEYKKLAGEVEARRSELETALARIKETIERKLTENEVPFVEIQTRVKRLYSLWKKLRSRKLTIEQVYDLIAVRVITANDKKNCYLALSVIHDIWTPVPERFKDWIAIPRDNMYQSLHTSVIGDGGQPFEVQIRTEEMHQVAEEGVAAHWKYKESKLGKHDEDETLDELRKTVEKLLLPLVETTEENEDSEDFIESLKLDLYPKDVYAFTPMGKVIQLPRGSTPIDFAYAIHSEVGDKCTGAKANGRIVPLRYELQNGDVVEIMTTTNSKPSRDWLNHVVTSKARNRIRHWISEQQRAESIELGRRLIEKESDRFRVAAKKLLNNEDELKRIANDYGLSRGEDLLASVGYGKTLPRNVLMKHLGAERFAELDPEKKKEGTLQTGFKAVKKFIGLGEDAIIVKGVDNLLTTRARCCNPLRGEPIVGYISLGKGIVVHNRNCKNVKSLMVNRDRVVEVDWAKSEKDEIQSVRLLATTENRTGMLAGITNAIADIKTGIRDARANVSKDDIGLVEVTVEVFDKKHLDKVVSSIERVPGVLNVERVNF, from the coding sequence ATGATTCGCATCGAGGACATCATCGAAAAGGTCGAGGCGAACCGGCCGAACGCCGATATCGATCTGATCCGGCGATCGTACTTCTTTTCTGCGATGCACCACCGCGGGCAGAAGCGCGCCTCTGGCGAACCGTATCTCATCCATCCTCTCGAGGTTGCCGACATACTAGCCGAAATGCGGCTCGACGAGGTCAGCGTTTCGACCGGGTTGCTTCACGACGTTGTCGAGGACACGCTCGTCGACCTCGATACGATCAGAAAATACTTCGGCGACGAGATCACCCGGTTGGTCGACGGTTTGACGAAGATCGCGAACATCAGCAATCTCTCGAAGGAAAAGCAGCAGGCTGAGAACGTTCGTAAAATGGTTCTGGCGATGATCACGGACGTCCGCGTCGTGCTTATCAAACTCGCCGACAGACTTCACAATATGCGAACGATGCAGTTTCTCAAACCCGAGAAACGCGCCCGTATTTCGCAGGAAACGATCGACATATACGCGCCGATCGCGCATCGCCTCGGAATGGGTAAGGTCCGAAGCGAACTGGAAGACCTCTCGTTTCAGAACATCCATCCGCAGGAATACAAGAAACTGGCGGGCGAGGTCGAGGCCCGACGCTCCGAACTCGAGACCGCGCTCGCGCGGATCAAGGAAACGATCGAGAGGAAACTCACAGAGAACGAGGTGCCGTTCGTCGAGATTCAAACCCGCGTCAAACGATTGTATTCGCTTTGGAAGAAACTACGCAGCCGAAAGCTGACCATCGAACAGGTTTACGACCTGATCGCGGTTCGGGTCATCACGGCCAACGACAAGAAAAACTGTTATCTCGCGCTGAGCGTCATACACGACATCTGGACGCCCGTTCCTGAGCGTTTCAAGGACTGGATCGCGATTCCGCGCGACAATATGTACCAGTCGCTCCACACGTCGGTCATCGGCGACGGCGGGCAACCGTTCGAGGTGCAGATCCGGACCGAGGAGATGCATCAGGTCGCGGAGGAAGGCGTTGCCGCGCACTGGAAATACAAAGAAAGCAAACTCGGAAAACACGATGAGGACGAGACCCTCGACGAACTTCGAAAAACGGTCGAGAAACTTCTGCTTCCGCTTGTTGAGACGACGGAAGAGAATGAGGACTCGGAGGATTTCATCGAGTCGTTGAAACTCGACCTCTATCCGAAGGACGTCTATGCGTTTACGCCGATGGGCAAGGTGATCCAGCTTCCGCGCGGTTCGACGCCGATCGATTTTGCGTATGCCATCCATTCAGAGGTTGGCGACAAGTGCACCGGCGCCAAGGCCAACGGGCGAATCGTGCCGCTGCGTTATGAACTTCAGAATGGCGATGTCGTCGAGATAATGACGACGACGAATTCGAAACCGTCGCGCGACTGGCTCAATCACGTCGTCACGTCCAAGGCGCGAAACAGAATCCGCCACTGGATCTCGGAACAGCAACGCGCCGAATCGATCGAACTCGGCCGACGGCTTATTGAGAAGGAGTCGGACAGATTCCGGGTTGCAGCCAAGAAATTGCTCAACAATGAGGACGAACTGAAGCGGATCGCAAATGATTACGGCCTCAGCCGCGGTGAGGATCTTCTCGCGTCCGTCGGTTATGGGAAAACACTCCCGCGCAACGTCCTGATGAAGCATCTCGGCGCGGAACGGTTCGCTGAACTCGACCCTGAAAAGAAAAAAGAGGGAACGCTGCAAACCGGCTTCAAAGCGGTCAAGAAATTTATCGGGCTCGGCGAGGACGCGATCATCGTCAAGGGCGTCGACAACCTTTTGACGACGCGCGCTCGTTGCTGCAATCCGCTCCGCGGCGAACCGATCGTCGGATACATCTCACTCGGCAAGGGAATCGTCGTTCACAACCGCAACTGCAAGAACGTAAAGTCTTTAATGGTCAATCGGGATCGCGTCGTAGAGGTCGATTGGGCGAAGAGCGAAAAGGACGAGATCCAGTCTGTGAGATTGCTCGCAACGACCGAAAACCGTACCGGAATGCTGGCCGGGATCACGAACGCTATCGCCGACATCAAGACCGGAATCCGTGATGCG
- a CDS encoding MotA/TolQ/ExbB proton channel family protein has product MTFLVSLLGLLFSEGGGVSFGIYDIAKSLTIPGWVVIFTLLAQAVYMIAVGIERWLTYNKAKQQSRQYAPKVAQALKNSNIDEAINISDKHKDSHLAMVVSSGLKEFQAHQGNSNISADEMEASKRALERAIAVKTAELKRGLAGLATVGSTAPFVGLFGTVVGIIGAFQALRTNETAGIGAVGGAIAEALVATAFGIAVAIPAVWLFNYFVNKVTSFGVEMENSASELVDYFIKQRSKQLN; this is encoded by the coding sequence ATGACTTTTTTAGTTAGCCTTTTGGGCTTATTGTTCAGCGAAGGCGGCGGCGTTTCGTTCGGCATTTATGACATCGCGAAGAGTTTGACGATTCCGGGTTGGGTCGTTATCTTTACACTTCTCGCGCAGGCGGTTTACATGATCGCGGTCGGCATCGAACGCTGGTTGACCTACAACAAGGCAAAGCAGCAGTCGCGTCAGTACGCTCCGAAAGTTGCTCAGGCTTTGAAGAACAGCAACATCGATGAAGCGATCAACATCAGCGACAAACATAAGGATTCGCACCTGGCTATGGTCGTCTCGTCGGGATTGAAAGAGTTCCAGGCTCATCAGGGCAACTCGAACATTTCGGCCGATGAAATGGAAGCTTCGAAGCGTGCTCTCGAACGCGCGATCGCGGTCAAGACGGCTGAACTCAAGCGTGGTCTCGCGGGTTTGGCGACGGTCGGTTCGACGGCTCCGTTCGTCGGTCTGTTCGGTACGGTCGTCGGTATCATCGGCGCGTTCCAGGCTTTGAGAACGAATGAAACGGCGGGCATCGGCGCGGTCGGCGGCGCGATCGCTGAAGCGTTGGTCGCGACGGCTTTCGGTATCGCGGTGGCTATTCCGGCGGTGTGGCTGTTCAACTACTTCGTCAACAAGGTGACGAGCTTCGGCGTTGAGATGGAAAACTCGGCTTCGGAACTGGTTGACTACTTCATCAAACAGCGCTCGAAGCAGTTGAACTAG
- a CDS encoding redoxin domain-containing protein: MDEILLLIRIFLFSVLSVAAVGKLLDLEGSKTAVKEFGVPEDLAEGVAYALPIIEIGFAILLLPLFTAWFGAIGTFVLLAVFIGGMIWQIAKGNAPDCHCFGAIHSEPVSWKSLIRNVVFAALAFSLVAQGYYNQGLGVTELTIEMAIQLIFGIAFAALLGLAVFYLKKISEQQTQIMRRIELLEVLSHEGGKEVKREDINAPVDGLPIGAVLPRFELKDLVGRTVTSRELTARGRPMLFFFVSPTCTPCTALLPEIEEWQKELRETVDFVIFSTGEASLNTEKFGGKSFKQILLQNDREVAELFRAEWTPGAIFINYRGVVASQPAVGDAAIRELIGKIKAEEPARLFALADAGDSLIGSDVPEFALKDLNDNDISSADLKGKSTLLMYWSMGCGYCREMMKDLIAWDQEKGKDHPNLVVLSQGKPEDHSELKLSSPILIEEAGKTAEAIGMPGTPSAVMVNEDGKIVSQIAVGASNIWSLVGHVPPPSND, encoded by the coding sequence ATGGACGAGATCCTGCTTCTGATCAGAATTTTCCTGTTTTCCGTGCTCTCGGTGGCGGCGGTCGGGAAATTGCTCGATCTTGAAGGCTCGAAAACGGCGGTCAAAGAATTCGGGGTTCCGGAAGATCTCGCGGAAGGCGTCGCGTACGCGCTGCCAATCATTGAAATCGGGTTTGCGATTCTTTTGCTGCCGTTGTTCACGGCGTGGTTCGGCGCGATCGGCACGTTCGTCCTGCTGGCGGTGTTCATCGGCGGAATGATCTGGCAGATCGCCAAAGGAAACGCGCCCGACTGTCATTGTTTCGGAGCGATCCACAGCGAGCCGGTGAGTTGGAAGAGCCTTATCCGGAATGTCGTTTTCGCCGCTCTCGCGTTCTCGCTGGTCGCGCAAGGTTATTACAATCAAGGTTTAGGTGTTACGGAATTAACAATAGAAATGGCTATTCAACTGATTTTCGGAATCGCGTTCGCGGCGCTGCTCGGATTGGCGGTTTTTTATTTGAAGAAGATCTCGGAGCAGCAGACGCAGATAATGCGGCGTATTGAACTTCTCGAGGTGCTTTCGCACGAGGGCGGAAAGGAGGTCAAGCGCGAGGATATCAACGCGCCGGTAGACGGGTTGCCGATCGGCGCGGTCCTCCCGCGGTTTGAATTGAAGGACCTCGTCGGCCGGACGGTTACATCGCGAGAACTCACGGCGCGCGGGCGTCCGATGCTCTTCTTTTTCGTGAGTCCGACGTGTACGCCTTGCACGGCATTGCTTCCCGAGATCGAAGAGTGGCAAAAGGAACTGCGCGAAACGGTCGATTTCGTGATCTTCAGCACCGGCGAAGCGTCGCTCAACACCGAGAAGTTTGGCGGAAAATCGTTCAAGCAGATTCTGCTCCAAAACGACCGCGAGGTTGCCGAGTTGTTCCGCGCCGAGTGGACGCCGGGCGCGATCTTCATCAACTATCGCGGCGTGGTCGCCTCGCAGCCGGCGGTCGGCGACGCCGCGATCCGTGAACTCATCGGCAAGATCAAGGCCGAAGAACCGGCGAGGCTCTTCGCGCTCGCGGATGCGGGCGACTCGCTGATCGGTTCCGATGTCCCCGAGTTTGCGCTCAAGGACCTGAACGACAACGACATCAGTTCCGCCGACCTCAAAGGCAAGTCGACCCTCCTGATGTACTGGAGTATGGGTTGCGGTTACTGCCGCGAGATGATGAAGGATCTCATCGCCTGGGATCAGGAAAAGGGTAAGGATCATCCAAACCTCGTTGTTCTTTCGCAGGGAAAGCCGGAAGACCATTCGGAACTCAAGCTCAGTTCTCCGATATTGATCGAAGAAGCCGGCAAGACGGCGGAAGCGATCGGAATGCCCGGAACTCCGTCGGCGGTAATGGTCAACGAGGACGGCAAGATCGTTTCGCAGATCGCCGTCGGCGCGTCGAATATCTGGTCTTTGGTCGGGCACGTTCCGCCGCCGTCGAACGATTGA
- the yajC gene encoding preprotein translocase subunit YajC — MNTLILLLQGEGGGSSLISLLPMIVIIFGIFYFMVIRPQQKQQQKLQEMITTLKINDEVVTNGGIIGKIKEIKETSFIIQSAEKSFLEVGKQAVIGKKAEEVK; from the coding sequence ATGAACACATTAATTTTGCTATTACAAGGTGAGGGCGGCGGCAGCAGTTTGATCTCGTTGCTGCCGATGATCGTCATCATTTTCGGCATCTTCTACTTTATGGTCATCCGGCCGCAGCAGAAGCAGCAGCAGAAACTCCAGGAGATGATCACGACGCTCAAGATCAACGATGAGGTCGTTACCAACGGCGGGATCATCGGCAAGATAAAGGAAATAAAGGAGACGAGTTTCATTATTCAAAGCGCCGAAAAGTCGTTTCTCGAAGTCGGCAAACAGGCCGTCATCGGAAAGAAAGCCGAAGAAGTTAAATAG
- the tgt gene encoding tRNA guanosine(34) transglycosylase Tgt yields the protein MRPIDWKVTARDGNARTGILQTRRSTIETPVFMPVGTQGTVKGVRFEWLENELDARIILGNTYHLFLRPGPDAIRELGGLHKFSTWNRSFLTDSGGFQVFSLTDLRKLTEEGVEFRSHIDGSRRFLSPEVSMEVQAALGSEIVMVFDECPPGDAGKDRTRESLEMTARWAERSKARFGELQGKADSGFLDSDIGPPLSGHQALFGIVQGAGHLDLRRQSLELTREIGFDGYAIGGLSVGEEKSVMYEVLEFLAPQMPEDAPRYLMGVGTPEDLIEAVRHGVDMFDCVMPTRNGRTGGVFTSKGKLNIRNAKFALDQGPLDEDCPCSVCRRYSRAYLRHLYQAGEMLAATLISHHNLAFYLNLMRRIRSAISEGRFEAFRKDFLAKAANGS from the coding sequence ATGCGTCCGATCGATTGGAAGGTGACAGCACGGGACGGCAATGCCCGGACCGGAATTCTTCAGACCCGGCGTTCGACGATCGAAACGCCGGTCTTTATGCCCGTCGGAACTCAAGGAACCGTCAAGGGTGTTCGCTTCGAGTGGCTGGAAAACGAACTCGACGCGAGAATCATCCTCGGCAACACTTATCACCTGTTTTTGCGTCCCGGACCTGACGCGATCCGCGAACTCGGCGGGCTTCATAAGTTTTCGACCTGGAACCGTTCGTTTCTCACGGACTCCGGCGGATTTCAGGTCTTCTCCCTGACCGATCTGCGAAAACTGACCGAGGAGGGCGTGGAGTTCCGTTCGCACATCGACGGCAGTCGGAGGTTTCTTTCTCCCGAGGTCTCAATGGAGGTCCAGGCGGCACTCGGTTCCGAGATCGTGATGGTCTTCGACGAATGCCCGCCGGGCGACGCCGGAAAGGACCGGACACGGGAATCGCTCGAGATGACCGCACGCTGGGCGGAACGGTCGAAAGCGAGGTTCGGCGAGCTGCAAGGAAAGGCCGATTCCGGATTTTTGGACTCGGATATCGGCCCGCCGCTTTCGGGCCATCAAGCGCTTTTCGGCATCGTTCAGGGGGCCGGACATCTCGATCTGCGGCGGCAGAGCCTTGAACTGACGCGCGAGATCGGTTTTGACGGCTATGCGATCGGCGGGCTCAGCGTCGGCGAGGAAAAAAGCGTGATGTATGAAGTGCTTGAATTCCTCGCGCCGCAAATGCCGGAAGACGCGCCGCGTTACCTGATGGGCGTGGGGACTCCCGAGGACCTGATCGAAGCGGTCCGCCACGGCGTCGATATGTTCGACTGCGTGATGCCGACGCGCAACGGCCGCACCGGCGGCGTGTTCACGTCGAAAGGGAAATTGAACATCCGAAACGCCAAATTCGCCCTTGACCAGGGTCCGCTCGACGAGGACTGTCCGTGCTCGGTCTGTCGCCGTTACTCGCGCGCCTATCTGCGTCATCTCTATCAAGCGGGAGAAATGCTTGCCGCGACTTTGATCTCGCATCATAATCTGGCGTTCTATCTGAACCTGATGCGACGCATTCGGTCGGCGATCTCTGAAGGCCGATTCGAGGCGTTTCGGAAAGATTTTTTGGCAAAGGCCGCCAACGGATCCTGA
- the secF gene encoding protein translocase subunit SecF, which translates to MFEIFKSISVDWMGKRKFLISLSIIVLLTGLFSAIGRQFTEGGTDSFNLGVDFRGGTVVTAKFRQKPEADAIRSSLQNMSIGESIIQDSTDKGDEMLIKVPNIGKREECPDTDEAGRCIVKKALDSFGKEAEGATKLEDDPAAAYKIVGTDSVGPVAGAQLRNQAVIATLLGLIGILFYIAFRYDWTYAAGAVIAVFHDVLITLAFFSVFQWEVSLTVLAALLTLVGFSVNDSIVIFDRIRENLTLHRGESLYKLTNDSINQTMSRTIVTNGLVFLSVLALVIFGGEVLRGFSLALFVGSITGTYSTIAIASPIAIWWQGKLGAAQIKEVDVPKAERLASASRRPVSRRPVTR; encoded by the coding sequence ATGTTTGAAATTTTCAAAAGTATTAGTGTTGACTGGATGGGGAAGCGAAAGTTCCTGATCTCGCTTTCTATCATCGTATTGCTGACCGGACTGTTTTCCGCGATCGGACGTCAGTTTACGGAAGGCGGGACCGATTCGTTCAACCTTGGCGTCGATTTTCGCGGCGGAACCGTAGTGACGGCAAAATTCCGGCAGAAGCCGGAGGCGGATGCGATTCGCAGTTCGCTGCAGAATATGTCGATCGGCGAATCGATCATTCAGGATTCTACGGATAAGGGCGATGAAATGCTCATCAAGGTCCCGAACATCGGAAAACGCGAGGAATGCCCTGACACCGACGAAGCCGGACGATGCATCGTTAAGAAGGCGCTCGACTCCTTCGGAAAGGAAGCCGAGGGCGCGACAAAGCTCGAGGACGACCCGGCCGCGGCCTACAAGATCGTCGGAACCGATTCGGTCGGTCCCGTTGCCGGCGCGCAGCTGCGAAACCAAGCCGTCATCGCGACGCTTCTGGGGTTGATCGGCATTCTGTTCTACATCGCGTTTCGTTACGACTGGACGTACGCGGCGGGAGCCGTTATCGCCGTTTTCCACGATGTTTTGATCACGCTCGCGTTCTTCTCCGTGTTTCAATGGGAAGTGAGTCTGACCGTGCTGGCCGCGCTTCTTACATTGGTCGGATTTTCGGTCAACGACTCGATCGTTATTTTCGACCGTATCCGCGAGAATTTGACACTGCATCGAGGTGAATCGCTCTACAAACTGACGAACGATTCGATCAATCAAACGATGTCGCGCACGATCGTCACGAACGGCCTCGTTTTCCTTTCGGTGCTCGCCTTGGTCATCTTTGGCGGCGAAGTTCTGAGAGGCTTCTCGTTGGCGTTGTTCGTCGGATCGATCACCGGAACTTACTCGACGATCGCGATCGCAAGTCCGATCGCCATCTGGTGGCAAGGAAAACTCGGGGCGGCGCAGATCAAGGAAGTTGACGTGCCGAAAGCCGAACGTCTGGCGTCGGCATCCCGGCGTCCTGTTTCTCGGAGACCGGTAACACGTTAG
- the secD gene encoding protein translocase subunit SecD gives MKNKSLAVRTVIIIAIMLIGVYLVFGPRRTPVGNDFTWNGVKQNLSENINLGLDLKGGSHLVMRVKSDDYLKKLTENNAQAALNAATDAKLPVTGNAVVAENGNYQVTLNLSDSTQAAAVIDEAKKKVDFSQWTSSSSGTSVSWSLPTRVQEVFKEQAVEQALKIIESRINAFGVKEPTLQRHGAQSSGQILLQMPGVDDPERIKKLIGAESNLTLMKVAGDSFQTYPTEEAAKASLGGTVPVNRKIYPYVERDDAPTPTQAKPKATQFIVVEYPAIIEGNELRDASAYSQSGNDGDFQIQFNLKPAGAQKFGDWTGKNIGKYLAIVLNNEVKSAPVIQGQIFDTGQITGRFTKSSAEDLALTLKSGALPAQIEYQEERTVGPSLGADSIRAGVRASAGGLVFVVIFMLIYYRGSGINAVIALMLNLLLTLAGLIVMDSTLTLPGIAGLILGIGMAVDSNVLIFERMREELRDGHSVATSVSVGFDKAFITIIDTHVTTIIASVILYLYGSGPIRGFAVTLVLGLLINLFSAVFVSRTIFMWLLERKPDAKTLSI, from the coding sequence ATGAAAAACAAAAGTTTGGCCGTTCGCACGGTCATCATCATCGCGATCATGCTGATCGGCGTATACCTCGTCTTTGGGCCTCGTCGTACTCCTGTCGGGAACGATTTCACCTGGAACGGCGTCAAGCAGAACCTGTCCGAGAACATCAATTTGGGCCTTGACCTCAAGGGCGGGTCGCACCTCGTGATGCGCGTCAAATCGGATGACTACCTGAAAAAGCTCACCGAGAACAATGCGCAGGCCGCGCTCAACGCGGCGACCGATGCGAAACTTCCGGTTACCGGCAACGCGGTCGTTGCCGAGAACGGCAATTATCAGGTGACATTGAACCTTTCGGATTCGACGCAGGCCGCGGCGGTCATCGACGAAGCCAAGAAAAAGGTCGATTTCAGCCAGTGGACGTCGAGCAGCAGCGGCACGTCCGTTTCGTGGTCGCTGCCGACACGGGTTCAGGAAGTCTTCAAGGAGCAGGCCGTTGAGCAAGCGCTGAAGATCATTGAAAGCCGCATCAACGCGTTCGGCGTCAAGGAGCCGACACTGCAGCGCCACGGCGCGCAGTCCTCGGGGCAAATCCTGTTGCAGATGCCCGGTGTCGACGATCCGGAACGCATCAAGAAATTGATCGGCGCCGAATCGAATCTGACGCTGATGAAGGTTGCGGGAGACTCGTTCCAAACGTACCCGACCGAAGAAGCGGCGAAGGCTTCGCTTGGCGGCACCGTTCCGGTCAACCGCAAGATCTATCCGTACGTCGAGCGGGACGACGCGCCGACGCCGACCCAGGCAAAGCCAAAGGCCACGCAGTTCATCGTCGTCGAGTATCCGGCGATCATCGAGGGCAACGAACTTCGCGACGCATCGGCGTATTCGCAATCAGGCAACGACGGAGATTTTCAGATCCAATTCAATTTGAAGCCGGCCGGCGCCCAGAAGTTCGGCGATTGGACGGGAAAGAATATCGGCAAGTATTTGGCGATCGTACTCAACAACGAAGTTAAGTCGGCGCCTGTGATCCAAGGCCAGATCTTCGATACCGGGCAGATCACCGGACGCTTTACGAAGAGTTCGGCGGAGGACCTCGCGCTGACGCTTAAATCGGGAGCCCTTCCGGCGCAGATCGAGTATCAGGAAGAGCGGACGGTCGGACCGAGTCTCGGCGCCGATTCGATTCGCGCGGGCGTTCGCGCCTCGGCAGGCGGTTTGGTCTTCGTCGTCATCTTTATGTTGATCTACTACCGCGGTTCGGGGATCAACGCGGTCATCGCTCTGATGCTGAACCTGTTGCTGACGCTCGCCGGTTTGATCGTGATGGATTCGACGCTCACGCTGCCGGGAATCGCAGGACTTATTCTCGGCATCGGTATGGCGGTCGACTCGAACGTTTTGATCTTCGAGCGTATGCGCGAGGAACTGCGCGACGGACATTCGGTCGCGACTTCGGTCTCGGTCGGATTCGACAAGGCGTTCATCACGATCATCGATACGCACGTTACGACGATCATCGCGTCGGTGATCTTGTACCTCTATGGCTCCGGGCCGATCCGCGGTTTCGCCGTGACGCTCGTTTTGGGTCTGTTGATCAACCTGTTCTCGGCCGTTTTCGTGTCGCGAACGATCTTTATGTGGCTGCTCGAACGCAAGCCCGATGCAAAGACTCTGAGCATCTAG